GGGTCGCCGGACTCGTCCGGCCAGACGCGCTGGAGCATGTGCCAGTCGGCCGGATGCGCGCGGATCGAGTCGGCGAAGGCGTCGGCCATCCGCTGCGTCATCGCCGCCACCGCGGCACGCTCGTCCAGCCCCTCCGGAGCGACGATCGGGCCGACCAGATGGCCGGCGGTGCTGGTCGGCGTGTACCACAGCTGCGCGACGATCAGCGGCGCGCCGGTCCGCACCGCGAGCCGCGCCGGGCCGGGCGGCATCCGCGCCACGCCGCCGAAGAAGTCGACCTCGACCGAGCTGGCCGACAGATCGCGGTCGGCCAGCAGGCACACCACCTGGCCGCCGGCGAGCCGCTCGGCGAGCACGTCCATGGTCGACCGGTCGCCGCCGGTCAGCGGCAGGATGTCGATGCCAATGCTGGCGCGGTAGGCGACGAACCGGTCATAGAGCACCTCCGGCTTGAGCCGCTGCTGCACCGACACGACCGGCATCCCGCGATAGGCGGCCCAGGCGCCGGCGTGGTCCCAGTTGCCGGAGTGCGTGAGCGCGACGATCACACCTTTGCCTTGTGCGTGCAGCTCGTCCAGCAGCTCCGGGTTGGCCATGTCCAGCGTCGCGTGTAGCCGGCTCACCGGGACCGATGGAAAGCGGAAGGCCTCCAGCCAGTAGCGCGCGTACGACCGCATGCCGTCGCGTACCAACGCGTCCAGCTCCGCCTCACCGACCTCGGCACCGACGACCCGGCGCAGGTTGGACCGCAGCCGCTGGACCCCCTTGCCGCCACGCCGCGTCGACCGGTCAGCGGCGGCCTGGAAGATCCGTGCGGCCAGCCGCGCCGGCAACGCGCGTACGACCCGCCAGCCGGTCAGATAGCCGGCGGCCGCGGCCGCCTCCCCGAGCCGGCTCATCGCGCCTGCGTCCGGACGGCGTACATCCGCTGGCCGACGGTCACCGCGCAGGCGGCCGCGAGCAGCCAGAGGCCGACCTCCATCGCGTACGGCACGCCGAATGCCTCCAGCAGGCCGATGACCCCGATGGCGATGAGTCGCTCGCCGCGCTCGGCGATGCCGACCTCGCAGGTGAAGCCGAGCCCTTCGGCACGGGCCTTCACGTACGACACGATCATCGCGCCGGCGACACACGCGAGCGCGCCGGTCGCGCCCATCGTGCGATGCGCGCCGAACAGCCAGAACGCCAGCGACCCGAAGATCGCCGCGTCGGCGATCCGGTCGGCGGTCGAGTCCAGGAAGGCACCCCACTTCGAGCTCGTGCCGCTGGCGCGCGCGACCGCTCCGTCGAGCACGTCGGTGAAGGCCGACAGCGTCACGATGATCACCGCGACCAGCACCTGGCCGCGCGCCGCGAAACCGATCGTGCCGACGAGTACGCCGAGCAGGCCCACCAGCGTCAGAGCGTCAGGGCTGACGTGAGCGCGGGCCAGCGCGCGGCCGACCGGCGCCAGCGCGGCCGACACCCGGGCCCGCGCGAACACGTTGAGCATCGCAACCCCGATCCGAGGAGCCGGCGGGACGACAGCGGTGCCCCCGGCCGGGACGGCTGGACTTTGCGGCCAAGCCTAACGGCGGCCCCACTGTCGCCGGGATCTCACCTGCGGATGGGCGATCTTCGCGGCGGGAATCCGTGGATTCGGCACGGCTTGCGGGGTTGTCCCGAGCGGCCATCGGGTGTGGGATCGATCACACGGCTGGTTAACGCTATCGGGAGGCGATTCGAATGCCGGGTAAAGGAGCAGAGACAGGGCAGGTGAGCAGTGCCGGCAGGGCCGGTGCCGCGGCGGGTGCGGCGGTGGTCGCCGACGACCCGTCGAAGGTCCGCAACGTCGCGCTGGTCGGCCACTCCGGGTCGGGGAAGACGACACTGGCCGAGGCGCTGCTGGCGGCCTCCGGCACGATCGGCCGGCCAGGCAAGGTCGTCGACGGCACCACCGTGTGCGACTTCGACCCCGCCGCGATCAAGCAACAGCGGTCGGTGGCGCTCGCGGTGGCGCCGTTGCTGCACCAGGGCATCAAGATCAACGTCTTCGACACCCCCGGCTATGCCGACTTCACCGGCGAGCTGCGCGCCGGCCTGCGGGCCGCGGACGCCGCGCTCTTCGTGGTCGCCGCGCCGGACGGAGTGGACGCGACGACGTCCGGGCTGTGGGCCGAGTGTGCCGCGGTGGGTATGCCCCGCGCGGTGGTGATCACGCGCCTCGACCACCCCCGCGCGGACTTCGACGCCGCCGTCGCGGCCTGCCGCGACGCCTTCGGCGACAACGTGCTGCCGCTCTACCTGCCGGTGGACCTCGGTGACGGACCGGCCTCCGGCCTGCTCGGACTGCTCACCCAGCAGACGTACGACCACTGCGGCGGACAGGTCGCTCCCGAGGTCCACGATCCCGACGAGGACCAACGCGAGCGCATCACCGAGGCGCGCAACCAGCTGATCGAGGGCATCATCGCCGAGAGCGAGGACGAGTCCCTGATGGACCGTTACCTCGAAGGCGAGGACATCGACGTCAAGGTGCTCATCGAGGACCTGGAGAAGGCCACCTGCAAAGGCACCTTCTATCCGGTGATCCCGGTCAGCGCGATGACCGGCGCCGGCCTGACCGAGCTGCTCGACGGCATCATCGCCGCCTGCCCGACGCCTGGCGAGCGCCCGCTGCCGGCGGTCACCACGCTGGACGGCAAGCCGGGCCCGAAGCTCACCGCCGACCCGGACGGACCGCTGGTCGCCGAGGTCGTACGCACCAGCATCGACCCGTACGTCGGCCGGGTGTCGCTCGTGCGCGTCTTCTCCGGCACGCTGCGGCCGGACCGCCCGGTGCACGTGGCCGGCCACGGCATGGCCGACCGCGGGCACGAGGATCACGACGCCGACGAACGCGTGGCGCACCTGCAGTCGCCGCTCGGCTCGACGCTGCGCGAGGTGCCGTACTGCGTCGCCGGAGACGTGTGCGCGCTGACCAAGGTCGCCTCCGCGGAGACGGGCGACACGGTGTCCGACGCTGACCATCCGCTGCTGATGACGCCCTGGCGGATGCCGGAGCCGCTGCTGCCGGTCGCGGTGATCGCCAAGACCCGCAGCGACGAGGACACGCTGGCCAAGAACCTCGCCAAGCTGGTGGCCGGCGACCCCACGCTCCGGCTCGAGCGCAACGCCGAGACCCACCAGCTGGTGCTGTGGTGCATGGGTGAGGCGCACGCCGACGTCGTACTCGACCGGCTGCGCAGCGGCGGCGCCGACCTGGACACCGAGCAGGTGAGGGTGCCGCTGCGCGAGACCTTCGCCGGACCGGCCAAGGCACGCGGCCGGCACGTCAAGCAGTCCGGCGGCCACGGCCAGTACGCCATCTGCGACATCGAGGTCGAGCCGCTGCCGACCGGCAGCGGCTTCGAGTTCGTGGACAAGGTGGTCGGCGGCGCCGTACCGCGGCAGTTCATCCCGAGCGTGGAGAAAGGCGTACGCGCGCAGATGGAGCGCGGCCTGACCGCCGGCTCGACCGTGGTGGACATCCGCGTGACGCTGGTCGACGGCAAGGCGCACAGCGTCGACTCCTCCGACGCCGCGTTCCAGGCCGCCGGCGCGCTGGCGCTGCGCGAGGCCGCCTCGGCCGGCATGGTGAGCCTGCTGGAGCCGGTCGACGAGGT
The nucleotide sequence above comes from Fodinicola acaciae. Encoded proteins:
- a CDS encoding elongation factor G-like protein EF-G2, producing MSSAGRAGAAAGAAVVADDPSKVRNVALVGHSGSGKTTLAEALLAASGTIGRPGKVVDGTTVCDFDPAAIKQQRSVALAVAPLLHQGIKINVFDTPGYADFTGELRAGLRAADAALFVVAAPDGVDATTSGLWAECAAVGMPRAVVITRLDHPRADFDAAVAACRDAFGDNVLPLYLPVDLGDGPASGLLGLLTQQTYDHCGGQVAPEVHDPDEDQRERITEARNQLIEGIIAESEDESLMDRYLEGEDIDVKVLIEDLEKATCKGTFYPVIPVSAMTGAGLTELLDGIIAACPTPGERPLPAVTTLDGKPGPKLTADPDGPLVAEVVRTSIDPYVGRVSLVRVFSGTLRPDRPVHVAGHGMADRGHEDHDADERVAHLQSPLGSTLREVPYCVAGDVCALTKVASAETGDTVSDADHPLLMTPWRMPEPLLPVAVIAKTRSDEDTLAKNLAKLVAGDPTLRLERNAETHQLVLWCMGEAHADVVLDRLRSGGADLDTEQVRVPLRETFAGPAKARGRHVKQSGGHGQYAICDIEVEPLPTGSGFEFVDKVVGGAVPRQFIPSVEKGVRAQMERGLTAGSTVVDIRVTLVDGKAHSVDSSDAAFQAAGALALREAASAGMVSLLEPVDEVAVTVPDEFVGAVMGDLSGRRGRVLGTEPDPSLDERTVIRAEVPSSELLRYAVDLRSITSGTAAFTRSFIRYEPVPQHLAASFASSDS
- the pgsA gene encoding phosphatidylinositol phosphate synthase, producing the protein MLNVFARARVSAALAPVGRALARAHVSPDALTLVGLLGVLVGTIGFAARGQVLVAVIIVTLSAFTDVLDGAVARASGTSSKWGAFLDSTADRIADAAIFGSLAFWLFGAHRTMGATGALACVAGAMIVSYVKARAEGLGFTCEVGIAERGERLIAIGVIGLLEAFGVPYAMEVGLWLLAAACAVTVGQRMYAVRTQAR
- a CDS encoding phosphatidylinositol mannoside acyltransferase, which gives rise to MSRLGEAAAAAGYLTGWRVVRALPARLAARIFQAAADRSTRRGGKGVQRLRSNLRRVVGAEVGEAELDALVRDGMRSYARYWLEAFRFPSVPVSRLHATLDMANPELLDELHAQGKGVIVALTHSGNWDHAGAWAAYRGMPVVSVQQRLKPEVLYDRFVAYRASIGIDILPLTGGDRSTMDVLAERLAGGQVVCLLADRDLSASSVEVDFFGGVARMPPGPARLAVRTGAPLIVAQLWYTPTSTAGHLVGPIVAPEGLDERAAVAAMTQRMADAFADSIRAHPADWHMLQRVWPDESGDPAESTETSAKAG